The following DNA comes from Pseudomonas sp. Tri1.
GCATCGGTTCGGGTTCCAGCTCCCGCAACTCGGCCAGCGGCGGCAAATCATCAAGATTTTTCAGGTTGAAGTGATCGAGAAAGGCCTTGGTGGTGGCGAACATCGCCGGTTTGCCCGGCACATCCCGGTAGCCGACGACCCGGATCCACTCACGCTCCAACAGCGTCTTGACGATATGGCTGTTAACCGCCACGCCCCGCACATCTTCGATCTCGCCCCGGGTGATCGGTTGGCGATAAGCGATCAACGCCATGGTTTCGAGCATGGCGCGCGAGTAGCGCTGCGGCCGTTCCTCCCACAGGCGCCCGACCCAGGGTGCGAACTTCTCGCGGATCTGCAGGCGATAACCGGAAGCCACTTCCTTGAGCTCGAAAGCCCGCCCCTCGCAGGACTTGCCCAGGAGTGTCAGGGCTTTCTTGAACACGGCCGGCTCAGGCCGCTCGCCTTCTTCGAAGAGTTCGAACAGCCGCTCCATCGATTGCGGTTTTCCCGAGGCCAACAGGAAAGCTTCAAGCAAGGGGGCCAGCTCGCGGGGTTCAGTCAGATTCATTGATTTGCTCGTTATTCGGCTCGTGCCCGCACGTGGATCGCTGCGAACGGCTCATTCTGCACCAGCTCGACCAAGGATTCCTTGACCAATTCCAGGACCGCCATAAACGTCACCACCACGCCCAGCCGCCCTTCCTCGGCGGTGAACAGCTCGACGAACGGCACAAAGCCGCCGCCCTTGAGCCGCTCCAGCACATCGCTCATGCGCTCGCGGGTGGACAACGCTTCGCGGCTGACCTGGTGACTTTCAAACATATCGCCGCGGCGCAGGACCTCGGCCATCGACATCAACAATTCTTCCAGGCTGACATCCGGCAACAACTTGCGCGCCCGCGCTTCGGGGGCGTCGAGCTTGGGCACTACCACATCGCGGCCGACCCGGTTCAAGCCATCGAGGCCTTCAGCCGCGACCTTGAAGCGCTCGTATTCCTGCAAGCGGCGGATCAGCTCGGCCCGTGGGTCGTCCTCTTCCGCTTCGACCTCGGCCGAGCGCGGCAACAGCATCCGCGACTTGATCTCGGCGAGCATGGCCGCCATCACCAGGTATTCGGCCGCCAGTTCCAGGCGCACCGACTGCATCAGCTCGACATAGCCCATGTACTGGCGGGTGATTTCCGCCACGGGGATATCAAGGATATTGATGTTCTGTTTGCGGATCAGGTACAGCAGCAGGTCAAGCGGCCCCTCGAAGGCTTCGAGGAACACTTCCAGCGCATCCGGCGGAATGTACAGGTCCAGGGGCATTTCCATGACCGCCTGGCCATAGACCATGGCGAACGGCAGCTCCTGCTGGGCGCCGGCCTGGCTATCTGCGCTGTCCACGGCGGTTTCCACAGCCGACATTCAAGCCTCGACCATGAACGGCGCCGGATCGCCGCACCCGACACGCACCACCTGCGGCTCGCCGTCGGCCAGGTTGATCACGGTAGACGCCTTCATGCCACCAAAACCGCCGTCGATGATCAGGTCGACCTGATGTTCAAGCATCTGGCGCATCTCGTAAGGATCGGTCAGCGGCTCGGTCTCGCCGGGCATGATCAGCGTCACGCTCATCAGCGGCTCACCCAGTTCCGCCAACAGTGCCAGGGCAATGGGATGGCTTGGCACCCGCAGGCCGATGGTGCGTTTTTTCGGGTGCAGCAACAATCGCGGCACTTCCCGGGTGGCGTTGAGGATAAAGGTGTACGGCCCTGGCAAATGGGCCTTGAGCAGCCGGAACGTTCCGGTGTCGATCTTGGCGAACAGGCCAAGCTGCGACAGGTCGCTGCAGATCAACGCAAAGTTGTGCTTGTCGTCCAACTGACGCAGGCGTCTTACCCGCTCCACGGCGTTCTTGTCACCGATCTGGCAACCAATGGCGTAGGCGGAATCGGTGGGATAGATCACCACACCACCGCCTCGGATGATTTCCACGGCCTGTTTGATCAGGCGCGCTTGCGGGTTTTCCGGATGAATCTGGAAAAATTGACTCACGTGTTCTACCTGTTCAGACGGCGGCGGTAACGGGATCATGTTTGAATCTACACCATAGTGGTGGCAGATCTTCCGGCAACGGGCGATATTCGCCGATCTCGGACCAGCCCCCAGGGCCATGGAAATCACTGCCGGCGCTAACCAGCAGACCGAACTCGCGGGCCAGGATCGCCAGGCTGCCAACCTGCTCGGCCGGCTGATGGCCGTTGACCACCTCGATGGCATGGCCCCCTGCTTGAATATAGTCGGCAACCAGGCGACGGCGCTTGCTGCGGGTGAAGTCATAGTGCCACGGATGCGCCAGGCTGACCCAGGCGCCGGCGGCCCGCAGGGTTTCGACGGTCTGCTCCAGCGTCGGCCAATGCTGCTTGACGTCCCCCAGCTTGCCGGCCCCCAGCCATTTGCGAAACGCTTCGGCGCGGTCCTTGACGAACCCTTCGCGCACCATCCAGTCGGCAAAGTGCGGCCGGGCCGGTGCGTTGCCACTGTCACCCAGCTCCTGCTGGATCTGCCGGGCGCCTTCCAGCGCTCCGGGCATGCCCTTGAGGGCCAGCTTGCGGCTGATCTCCTCGGAGCGTAGCCAGCGACCATCGCGCAGGTCGGCGATGGCCTGGACCAGCGCCGGCGCATGCACATCAAAACCGTAGCCCAGCACGTGGATGGTTGCCCCACCCCAGGTGCAGGACAATTCGACCCCGTTGACCAGCTGCATGCCCAGCGCCGTGGCGGCGCTGCGGGCCTCGTCGAGGCCTTCGAGGGTGTCGTGATCGGTCAGGGCCAGGACTCGCACGCCGTGCTCGAACGCCCGCGCCACCAGAACCGCAGGCGCCAGGGCGCCATCGGAGGCCGTGCTATGGCAGTGCAAATCAACATTCACGAGAGTTTGTTACCTCAAATCAGCTGGCCCTATCGCGGCCAAGGATGTTTGTTATTATGCCGCCACATCCTGCTTCTGGCTGCCACTGTGAAACAATTCATCGACTTCATCCCGCTCCTGCTGTTTTTCATCGTCTACAAACTTGATCCACGGGCCGTCGACATCGCCGGTCATTCCTTGACTGTAGGCGGTATTTACAGCGCCACAGCGGTGCTGATCATCAGCTCGCTGGTGGTCTACGGCGCGCTGTTCGTGTCCCAGCGCAAGCTGGAGAAGAGCCAGTGGCTGACCCTGATCGCCTGCCTTGTGTTCGGCAGCCTGACCCTGGCCTTCCATAGCGAAACCTTCCTTAAATGGAAAGCTCCGGTGGTCAACTGGCTGTTCGCCCTGGCCTTCATCGGCAGCCACTTCATCGGTGATCGCCTGCTGATCAAGCGCATCATGGGCCACGCCATAAGCCTGCCAGACCTGATCTGGACCCGGCTGAACATCGCCTGGATCGCCTTCTTCCTGTTCTGCGGCGCCGCCAACCTGTTCGTCGCATTCACATTCCAGGACTACTGGGTGGACTTCAAGGTCTTCGGCAGCCTGGGCATGACGCTGCTGTTCCTGATTGGCCAGGGCATCTACCTGTCCCGTCATTTGCATGATGCCGACTCCACCACGCCAAAAACCGAGGACTGACATGCTCTACGCAATCATTGCCACCGACGTCGCCAACTCCCTGGAAAAACGCCTGGCCAACCGCCCGGCGCACCTGGAACGCCTGCAGCAGCTCAAGGCCGAAGGCCGTGTCGTCCTGGCCGGCCCGCACCCGGCGGTAGACAGCAATGACCCGGGCGCCGCTGGCTTTACCGGTAGCCTGATCGTGGCCGAGTTCGACTCGCTGGTCGCCGCCCAAGCCTGGGCCGAGGCAGACCCGTTCGTCGCAGCCGGCGTCTATGCCAATGTCGTGGTCAAACCGTTCAAGCAAGTCCTGCCGTAATCCTCCACGCGCAATGAGCCTTCGCGGCTCATTGCGTTCAGTTGCTCATTTTTCTCGCTCGCCGGCCGACAACCTGTCTAATCTCGATTGGAATTCAGGAGTTGCAATGCGCAAAGGTCCGTTGTGCCTGTTATGGGTCACGTTGGCGATCGGGGCACCCGCCCATGGCGAGGAGAGCACCGAGGGCAGTCATTCGACCCCCTTGTCCCTGAGCGCCGGCAGCCAGATCGCCGAATTGCAGCAACGCTTGAAAGACAGCGAACGCCAGCGCGAAGAACTGAGCAAACAACTGCAAAGCGCCGACAGCGAACGCGAGAGCGCCTTGCTGGCGCGGTTGCGCCAGGAGAATCAGCGCTTGAAACTGCAACTCAAGGAAGCCCAGGCCAACCCCCTGCCACGCCTGTTGACCGATCAACAGCAATGGTTCGTCATTGGCGCCGGGGTAGCGCTATTGGCCCTGCTCTGCGGTATCTTTGCCAGCGGTGGACGTAGACAACGTCGGCAATGGCTAAATTGAGTGAGTCATGAGCGAGCTGTTACTGATTGATGATGACCAGGAGCTGTGTGAGCTCCTTGGCAGTTGGCTGGGCCAGGAAGGTTTCCAGGTCCGCGCCTGCCACGACGGCCAGAGTGCCCGCAAGGCACTGGCCGAAACCGCCCCGGCGGCGGTGGTGTTGGATGTAATGCTGCCCGACGGCAGCGGTCTGGAACTGCTCAAGCAGCTACGCAACGATCACCCGGAGCTGCCGGTGCTGATGCTCTCGGCCCGTGGCGAACCGCTGGACCGCATCCTTGGCCTCGAACTGGGGGCCGACGATTACCTGGCCAAGCCCTGCGACCCGCGAGAACTGACCGCCCGCCTGCGCGCTGTGTTGCGCCGTAGCCACCCGGCGGCGGTGTCCAGCCAGATCGAACTGGGTGACCTGACCTTCAGCCCGGTGCGTGGCGTGGTCAGCATCGACGAACAGGAACAGACCCTCACCGTATCCGAAAGCCGTCTGCTCGAAGCGCTGCTCAAGCAGCCGGGCGAGCCGCTGGACAAGCAGGAACTGGCGCAGATCGCCCTGGGTCGCAAGCTCACCCTGTACGATCGCAGCCTCGATATGCACGTCAGCAACCTGCGCAAGAAAATCGGCCCCCACCCCGACGGCCGCCCACGCATCGTGGCCCTGCGCAGCCGTGGCTATTACTACAGCCTCTGAACACGGCACCGATTACTTGTGGCGGGGGGATAAATCCCCTCGCCACGGTAATCCTCTCGCCACGCTTTTTGTGTTTGGCCCACACTGTTTTGTCAGGCCTGCACCAAATCGTCTTTACCCAAGCTTTACCCACCCCTGACCGCCGCTGACCTTGATCTCCGTAATCTGCACTCATCCGGAACTGACCGGGAATGAGACAAGGAGATACCCCATGCGCAAGACCCTTATCGCTCTGATGTTCGCTGCCGCCCTGCCCACCGTCGCCATGGCCATGCCTGGAGATGCAGGCCCGATGGGTCCGATGGAGGGCCCGCGCCACGGCGGCATGATGCATGACAAAGGTCCCCTCAGTGACCTGGACCTGAGCCGCGAACAGCGCCAGCAGATCCGCAAGATCATGGGCGAGCAGCGCCATGAACGTCGCGAACTGGTAGAGAAATACCTGGCCAAATTGTCGCCAGCCGATCAGAAAGCCATGAAAGACGAAATGGAAGCCCGTCACCAGAAAGTCGACGCCCAGATCCGCGGTTTGCTCAAGCCTGAACAGCAAAAAGAGTTCGACGCGATCCAGAAGAAGCAAGCCGAGCGCCGCGCCGAGTGGGCCGAGTTCAAGGCCTGGAAAGCGCAGCAACCGCAAAAAGCGCAATAATGCACTGAGATGCCCCCAGCCCAACGGCAACCGCCGTTGGGCTTTCTTTGTTTTCGAGGATTTACCGTGCGTTCATTGTTCTGGCGCATCCTGGCCAGTTTCTGGCTGGCCATCGCCCTGGTAGCAGGGCTTTCGATTCTTATGGGCCACATGCTCAACCAGGACGCCTGGATCCTCAGTCGCCATCCGGGCCTCAACACCCTGCCCGAAGAGTGGACGCAAACCTACGAAAGCCAGGGCGAAGACGCGGCGCAGGAGATCCTGCAACAGCGCAAGCGCCAGTATCACATCGACGTCCAGGTGCTCAACGAGAGCGGCGACCCGGTGGTGCGTGGCACCTTCCCCCGCCGCGCCGCGGCCTTCGAGGCGCGGCAGAACAATGACGACCGACGCCTGCCCTGGCGGCGCCTGACCGATGAATTCACCAGCGCCAAAACCGGCGACACCTACCTGTTCATCTACCGCATCCCCCATCCCGAATTGGACGCCTGGCACCGCGACAGTTTGCTCTGGCCCCTCAGTGCCTTGGGGATCGCCCTGGTGGTGTTGACCTTGTTCAGCCTGTTGGTGACCCTCTCTATCACCCGCCCGCTGAGCCGCCTGCGTGGCGCCGTGCATGACCTGGGTCAAGCCACCTACCAGCAGAACAGCCTGGCCAAACTGGCCAATCGCCGGGATGAGTTCGGCGTACTGGCCACCGACTTCAACCGCATGGGCGCACGCCTGCAGAGCTTGATCGGCAGCCAACGGCAGCTATTGCGAGACGTGTCCCACGAATTGCGCTCGCCCCTGGCCCGACTGCGCATCGCCTTGGCATTGGCTGAACGGGCCAACCCCGAGGAACGGGAAAAGCTTTGGCCGCGCCTGACCCGCGAATGCGATCGCCTGGAAGCGCTGATCAGCGAAATCCTGGTCTTGGCCCGGGTCGATGCCGACAACGCCAGCGCCGAAGAGGTGGACCTCAATGGTTTGCTGGTCACAGTGCAAAAAGATGCGCAACTGGCCTCACCGGAACAAAGTGTGCAACTGGAAGCAGAGCCAAACCTGACCCTCAAGGGTTGGCCGACCATGATCGAGCGGGCGGTGGATAACCTTCTGCGCAACGCCCAGCGGTTCAACCCAACCGGGCAATCGATCGAGATGCGCGCGGTGCGCCAGGGCGAACGGATTCTGGTGAGCGTGCGCGACCACGGGCCGGGGGTAGAGGCCGAGCACCTGGGTCAGTTGGGCGAGCCGTTCTATCGTGCGCCCGGCCAGACCGCCGCCGGCCATGGCCTGGGCCTTGCCATTACGCGCCGCGCCGCCGAGCGTCATGGCGGCACGCTGGTGCTGGCCAATCACCCAGGCGGCGGATTCATCGCGACCTTGGAGTTGCCATTGGTGCCGGGAGCTGTTGTCCAGCCTTAACCCCGCGGCGGAAGAAAACCAAACAGTGGCAGAGGATCTATCTGTGGCGAGGGGATTTATCCCGCTAGGGTGCGCAGCGCCTCCAAATGTGTCTGTCACCGCGGTGTAGCAGATAAACCAGGGGGTCGCTGCGCGGCCCCACGGGGATAAATTCCCTCGCCACAATGGGATCAAACCACCCTTGAGTGAGCCACATTTTCCTCTCTCATATCAAAGCAGCCTTCATCAAACTAAACGATAATTCCTCTTATTCAAACTGCCCCGTCCTGTTAGACTTTGCGCCCTCGTTTCACTCATCTTCCAGGATGCCCGATGCCGTCGTTGCCTCTTCGTTTATGCGCTCTGTTCATGGCCCTGGGCCTGAGTGCCTGCGATGATGCCCCGCGTTTTACCCAGGCCGAACCCGGCGAAGCCCGGTCCGGTGGCACCGCGACGGTACGCAAGACCGATCAGAACGCCTTCTCC
Coding sequences within:
- the scpB gene encoding SMC-Scp complex subunit ScpB, with product MNLTEPRELAPLLEAFLLASGKPQSMERLFELFEEGERPEPAVFKKALTLLGKSCEGRAFELKEVASGYRLQIREKFAPWVGRLWEERPQRYSRAMLETMALIAYRQPITRGEIEDVRGVAVNSHIVKTLLEREWIRVVGYRDVPGKPAMFATTKAFLDHFNLKNLDDLPPLAELRELEPEPMLEFDDAPVPQGLQELADASAEPEEPKEETSFHSLLLELDTMEEGLKTDFDDLLREGPGPEGETDEPLQPDGEAELQTEPEPEPEPEEDILGVAEAREKLLAAVAALEPREPEPELSDEEAEARALAEAIENERRQFDD
- a CDS encoding ScpA family protein, coding for MEVFLEAFEGPLDLLLYLIRKQNINILDIPVAEITRQYMGYVELMQSVRLELAAEYLVMAAMLAEIKSRMLLPRSAEVEAEEDDPRAELIRRLQEYERFKVAAEGLDGLNRVGRDVVVPKLDAPEARARKLLPDVSLEELLMSMAEVLRRGDMFESHQVSREALSTRERMSDVLERLKGGGFVPFVELFTAEEGRLGVVVTFMAVLELVKESLVELVQNEPFAAIHVRARAE
- a CDS encoding L-threonylcarbamoyladenylate synthase → MSQFFQIHPENPQARLIKQAVEIIRGGGVVIYPTDSAYAIGCQIGDKNAVERVRRLRQLDDKHNFALICSDLSQLGLFAKIDTGTFRLLKAHLPGPYTFILNATREVPRLLLHPKKRTIGLRVPSHPIALALLAELGEPLMSVTLIMPGETEPLTDPYEMRQMLEHQVDLIIDGGFGGMKASTVINLADGEPQVVRVGCGDPAPFMVEA
- a CDS encoding PHP domain-containing protein → MNVDLHCHSTASDGALAPAVLVARAFEHGVRVLALTDHDTLEGLDEARSAATALGMQLVNGVELSCTWGGATIHVLGYGFDVHAPALVQAIADLRDGRWLRSEEISRKLALKGMPGALEGARQIQQELGDSGNAPARPHFADWMVREGFVKDRAEAFRKWLGAGKLGDVKQHWPTLEQTVETLRAAGAWVSLAHPWHYDFTRSKRRRLVADYIQAGGHAIEVVNGHQPAEQVGSLAILAREFGLLVSAGSDFHGPGGWSEIGEYRPLPEDLPPLWCRFKHDPVTAAV
- a CDS encoding septation protein A; translation: MKQFIDFIPLLLFFIVYKLDPRAVDIAGHSLTVGGIYSATAVLIISSLVVYGALFVSQRKLEKSQWLTLIACLVFGSLTLAFHSETFLKWKAPVVNWLFALAFIGSHFIGDRLLIKRIMGHAISLPDLIWTRLNIAWIAFFLFCGAANLFVAFTFQDYWVDFKVFGSLGMTLLFLIGQGIYLSRHLHDADSTTPKTED
- a CDS encoding YciI family protein — translated: MLYAIIATDVANSLEKRLANRPAHLERLQQLKAEGRVVLAGPHPAVDSNDPGAAGFTGSLIVAEFDSLVAAQAWAEADPFVAAGVYANVVVKPFKQVLP
- a CDS encoding translation initiation factor 2, producing MRKGPLCLLWVTLAIGAPAHGEESTEGSHSTPLSLSAGSQIAELQQRLKDSERQREELSKQLQSADSERESALLARLRQENQRLKLQLKEAQANPLPRLLTDQQQWFVIGAGVALLALLCGIFASGGRRQRRQWLN
- a CDS encoding response regulator transcription factor, with translation MSELLLIDDDQELCELLGSWLGQEGFQVRACHDGQSARKALAETAPAAVVLDVMLPDGSGLELLKQLRNDHPELPVLMLSARGEPLDRILGLELGADDYLAKPCDPRELTARLRAVLRRSHPAAVSSQIELGDLTFSPVRGVVSIDEQEQTLTVSESRLLEALLKQPGEPLDKQELAQIALGRKLTLYDRSLDMHVSNLRKKIGPHPDGRPRIVALRSRGYYYSL
- a CDS encoding Spy/CpxP family protein refolding chaperone, with translation MRKTLIALMFAAALPTVAMAMPGDAGPMGPMEGPRHGGMMHDKGPLSDLDLSREQRQQIRKIMGEQRHERRELVEKYLAKLSPADQKAMKDEMEARHQKVDAQIRGLLKPEQQKEFDAIQKKQAERRAEWAEFKAWKAQQPQKAQ
- a CDS encoding HAMP domain-containing sensor histidine kinase; this encodes MRSLFWRILASFWLAIALVAGLSILMGHMLNQDAWILSRHPGLNTLPEEWTQTYESQGEDAAQEILQQRKRQYHIDVQVLNESGDPVVRGTFPRRAAAFEARQNNDDRRLPWRRLTDEFTSAKTGDTYLFIYRIPHPELDAWHRDSLLWPLSALGIALVVLTLFSLLVTLSITRPLSRLRGAVHDLGQATYQQNSLAKLANRRDEFGVLATDFNRMGARLQSLIGSQRQLLRDVSHELRSPLARLRIALALAERANPEEREKLWPRLTRECDRLEALISEILVLARVDADNASAEEVDLNGLLVTVQKDAQLASPEQSVQLEAEPNLTLKGWPTMIERAVDNLLRNAQRFNPTGQSIEMRAVRQGERILVSVRDHGPGVEAEHLGQLGEPFYRAPGQTAAGHGLGLAITRRAAERHGGTLVLANHPGGGFIATLELPLVPGAVVQP